The following proteins are co-located in the Paludibaculum fermentans genome:
- a CDS encoding DUF6166 domain-containing protein, which translates to MEYKIRTQPEEWACTKFCRISLDDDSIAEFMLWLCDRSREQTTARLKAHSEDEAVWYDPVESMWTWDAPRHRATMLLWRLVNGNATAEDFHQRFCFPTPLEARDCGHMVAPIQERLKWVMEGLFSRKAEDDRLGQGDWGERWWLPEKQSAFVREQLAKTHAALIEQSSDYEDAVSFGLSYFVRHTVQAMPVPSPDPQRIYVGQRRGPYGRVFVWVQDAQGNRYPLPHADSPYREAEGTGFGWGYGGHGPSSLTKCILADALDGDLTLAEELDFREDGFFEKFILNYPHDEDLSISRTSVMEWLATVEKLALFEERRKSVEERLAKYESSVAERLDLLARIQQTGGLRSQRFDIVPENFEAALYLDLMRMLDSGAIALRCSGCGMPIPYDHSGRANKQRARSKKGDPIYHPDCFAEAGRARKKAYWQRRSSSPKFREAEKRRAREYRKLS; encoded by the coding sequence ATGGAGTACAAGATCCGGACCCAACCCGAGGAATGGGCCTGCACCAAGTTCTGCAGAATCAGTCTCGATGATGATTCGATCGCGGAGTTTATGCTCTGGCTGTGTGACCGTTCCAGGGAACAGACCACCGCACGACTGAAGGCCCATTCTGAGGATGAGGCCGTCTGGTATGACCCGGTCGAGAGCATGTGGACCTGGGATGCTCCCCGCCACCGCGCGACAATGTTGTTGTGGCGTCTGGTGAACGGGAACGCTACGGCCGAAGACTTTCACCAGAGGTTCTGCTTCCCTACACCGCTAGAGGCACGCGACTGCGGGCACATGGTCGCGCCGATCCAGGAGCGGCTGAAATGGGTGATGGAGGGTCTTTTCAGCCGCAAGGCGGAGGATGATCGCCTCGGCCAGGGCGATTGGGGCGAACGCTGGTGGTTGCCGGAGAAACAATCGGCTTTCGTTCGGGAACAGCTCGCAAAGACCCATGCCGCGCTCATTGAACAGTCTTCCGATTACGAGGACGCGGTGAGCTTCGGCCTCTCCTATTTTGTCCGTCACACTGTGCAGGCGATGCCGGTGCCGTCACCCGATCCGCAGCGCATCTATGTCGGTCAGCGCCGCGGCCCTTATGGCCGAGTGTTTGTGTGGGTCCAGGATGCGCAAGGCAATCGGTATCCCCTACCACATGCCGACAGCCCATACCGCGAGGCGGAAGGCACCGGATTTGGATGGGGCTATGGCGGCCATGGACCGAGTTCCCTGACAAAATGCATTCTCGCCGATGCCCTTGATGGTGATCTCACCCTTGCGGAAGAACTCGATTTCAGGGAAGACGGCTTCTTCGAGAAATTCATTCTCAACTATCCGCACGACGAAGACCTGAGCATTTCGAGGACCTCGGTAATGGAATGGCTTGCCACGGTGGAAAAGCTTGCCCTCTTTGAGGAACGAAGGAAATCCGTCGAGGAGCGCCTCGCGAAGTATGAAAGTTCTGTTGCGGAGCGGCTTGATTTGCTGGCCAGGATTCAACAGACCGGCGGATTACGCTCGCAGCGCTTCGACATCGTGCCGGAGAACTTCGAGGCGGCCCTTTATCTCGACCTTATGCGGATGCTAGACAGCGGTGCGATCGCCCTTCGCTGCTCTGGTTGTGGCATGCCGATACCCTACGATCACTCCGGCCGCGCGAACAAGCAGCGCGCCCGCTCGAAGAAGGGCGACCCTATCTACCATCCCGACTGCTTCGCCGAGGCTGGCCGAGCGCGGAAGAAAGCCTACTGGCAACGCCGCTCGAGTTCACCAAAGTTCCGCGAGGCGGAGAAGCGGCGCGCCCGCGAATATCGCAAGCTATCGTAA
- the ltrA gene encoding group II intron reverse transcriptase/maturase: MKPSNKATEQQAEAAERVEGRTPTKENTGQDHIPPAQDGYGVSQGLAGVRKVAKGRKQEQFTTLLHHLTIDLLRQSYLQLQKKAAPGVDGTTWQQYGEGLEERLADLKDRIHRGTYRAQPSRRIYIPKADGRQRPIGIAAVEDKVVQQAVVIILNEIYEEDFRGFSYGFRPGRSPHMALDALSVGILRKKVNWILDADIQGFFDRMSHEWTMKFVQHRVADKRILRLIQKWLKAGVSEDGEWSETAVGTPQGSVISPLLANVYLHYVFDLWVEAWRKKAATGEMIVVRYADDLVVGFEHRTEAEQFLRQFEERLAKFGLELHKEKTRLIEFGRFAQANRRQRGEGEPESFAFLGFTHRCGRSSRGHYTIWRQTVRKRLEAKLQQIKQTLRARMHEPVPHVGEWLERVVEGFNQYHAVPGNWASLHRFRERIGRLWWHVLKRRSQKGRLGADRMTRLFQRWLPRPRLYHPYPEVRFDDRHPR; encoded by the coding sequence ATGAAACCTTCGAACAAAGCGACGGAGCAACAGGCTGAAGCGGCGGAGAGGGTGGAGGGAAGGACGCCAACCAAGGAGAACACCGGGCAGGACCACATACCACCGGCACAGGACGGGTACGGTGTGTCACAGGGCCTGGCTGGTGTGCGCAAAGTGGCGAAGGGGAGGAAACAGGAACAGTTCACCACGCTGCTGCACCATCTGACCATCGATCTGCTGAGGCAAAGCTATCTGCAACTGCAGAAGAAAGCGGCACCGGGCGTGGATGGGACGACGTGGCAGCAGTACGGAGAGGGACTGGAGGAGCGGCTCGCCGATCTGAAGGACCGGATCCATCGTGGAACGTACCGGGCACAACCCTCAAGACGGATCTACATTCCGAAGGCCGACGGGCGGCAGCGTCCAATCGGCATCGCAGCCGTGGAGGACAAAGTCGTCCAACAGGCGGTGGTGATCATCCTCAACGAGATTTACGAGGAGGACTTTCGGGGATTCAGCTACGGGTTCCGGCCAGGGCGGAGCCCACACATGGCGCTGGATGCGCTGAGTGTGGGGATTCTGCGGAAGAAGGTGAACTGGATTTTGGACGCCGACATTCAGGGCTTTTTCGACCGGATGAGCCACGAATGGACGATGAAGTTTGTGCAACACCGGGTCGCCGATAAGCGCATTCTGCGCCTGATCCAGAAATGGTTGAAGGCGGGAGTAAGCGAGGACGGCGAGTGGTCGGAGACGGCAGTGGGTACTCCGCAAGGTTCGGTGATTTCACCGCTGCTGGCGAACGTGTATCTGCACTATGTCTTTGACTTGTGGGTAGAGGCCTGGCGGAAGAAGGCAGCGACCGGCGAGATGATCGTGGTCCGCTACGCCGACGATCTCGTGGTGGGGTTTGAGCATCGGACGGAAGCCGAGCAATTTCTCAGGCAGTTTGAGGAGCGGCTGGCAAAGTTTGGGCTGGAACTCCATAAGGAGAAAACGAGGCTGATCGAGTTTGGCAGGTTTGCTCAGGCGAACCGGCGACAACGGGGGGAGGGCGAACCAGAGAGCTTCGCGTTCCTGGGCTTCACGCATCGCTGCGGGCGGTCCAGTCGCGGCCACTATACGATCTGGCGGCAGACGGTGAGGAAGCGGCTGGAAGCGAAGCTGCAGCAAATCAAGCAGACGCTTCGAGCGCGGATGCACGAGCCGGTGCCGCACGTCGGCGAGTGGCTGGAGCGTGTAGTCGAAGGGTTCAACCAATACCACGCGGTCCCGGGCAACTGGGCGAGCCTGCACCGGTTTCGCGAACGAATCGGGCGCCTGTGGTGGCACGTTCTGAAACGGCGCAGCCAAAAAGGCCGACTGGGCGCAGACCGGATGACTCGACTCTTCCAACGCTGGTTGCCCCGGCCCCGGTTGTACCATCCCTATCCCGAGGTTCGCTTTGACGACAGGCATCCGAGGTAG
- a CDS encoding type II toxin-antitoxin system PemK/MazF family toxin, translated as MKRGDIWLVGLDPSERHEQKGRRPVLIVSPEAFNRLTKVPVVLPITSGGSFVRTAGFAVSLSGAGTQTTGVVRCDQPRALDLGARGGKRLESVPDAIVEEVLARLAPIFD; from the coding sequence ATGAAGCGCGGTGATATTTGGCTGGTTGGGCTCGATCCCTCGGAAAGGCACGAACAAAAAGGGCGGCGGCCCGTCCTGATCGTCTCGCCGGAGGCTTTCAACCGCCTGACAAAAGTGCCGGTGGTCCTGCCCATTACCAGCGGCGGAAGTTTTGTGCGAACAGCGGGTTTTGCGGTGTCGCTGTCGGGGGCAGGAACGCAGACCACGGGTGTTGTCCGCTGCGATCAACCCCGCGCGCTGGATCTGGGCGCACGCGGGGGGAAGCGGCTGGAGAGCGTGCCTGACGCGATTGTCGAGGAAGTGCTGGCGAGGCTGGCGCCGATATTCGACTGA
- a CDS encoding AbrB/MazE/SpoVT family DNA-binding domain-containing protein, which produces MYTTSLRKVGGSIMLAVPPALLDLLRLRPGVKVGIAVEGGQLVVKPQSRPRYTLDELLAQCDAKAARSKEDREWVRGKAAGGELI; this is translated from the coding sequence ATGTACACAACCAGTCTGCGCAAGGTCGGCGGTTCGATTATGCTGGCGGTTCCGCCCGCACTGCTGGACCTTCTGCGCTTGCGGCCAGGCGTGAAAGTCGGCATTGCGGTGGAAGGCGGCCAACTGGTGGTGAAACCGCAATCGCGGCCCCGCTACACGCTGGATGAACTCCTTGCTCAATGCGATGCCAAGGCGGCGCGCAGCAAGGAAGACCGTGAGTGGGTCCGGGGCAAGGCGGCCGGCGGTGAACTGATCTGA
- a CDS encoding OmpA family protein: protein MKIVLSVLASIAAAMAQIPNPTAAQASPPDSSESVPIYRIRVVSRTTKAINYHHRKGTTRIDFRGTELMPAARGEATVKSELGSTKIETRLDRLTAANQFGPEYMTYVMWAITPEGRAINIGEVVLEGDDAKLLSTTNLQSFALIVTAEPYFAVTQPSDVVVAENFVRKDTTGTIQDVEAKYELLKRGQYVADRGKYKPVRVDPKGPLQLAEAENAVEIARLAGAEQYAADTFNKARIGLENATGLLNHGNHRKESETNAREAAQMAEDARIITIRKMNEEAQALQKAEAERAVEQASLEQQRRAQADAERAAAEAAKREADLAAARAERERAAADAARAAATEQQRLLAAQAAEARASASAADQARLQADQARLQAEKEKAQLRERLRQQLNAVLETEETARGLIVNIADVLFDFDKYELKPGAREKMAKVSGILLAYPGLKIELEGHTDSVGSEEYNQVLSERRANSVRAYLIGQGVPADTVSAAGLGKANPVASNSNEAGRLKNRRVEMVVSGEPIGIVGSN, encoded by the coding sequence ATGAAGATTGTGTTGTCTGTTCTGGCCAGTATTGCCGCCGCGATGGCGCAGATTCCAAATCCCACCGCGGCGCAGGCGTCACCGCCAGATTCTTCAGAGTCCGTCCCCATCTATCGCATTCGAGTCGTGTCGCGCACGACGAAGGCGATCAATTATCACCATCGGAAGGGAACCACCAGGATCGACTTCCGCGGAACCGAGTTGATGCCCGCTGCGCGAGGTGAGGCGACCGTGAAGAGCGAACTCGGCTCCACTAAAATTGAGACCCGCCTCGATCGTCTGACGGCCGCCAACCAGTTTGGCCCAGAGTACATGACCTATGTGATGTGGGCGATCACTCCGGAAGGCCGCGCCATCAACATCGGCGAGGTGGTCCTGGAAGGCGATGACGCGAAGCTGCTTTCCACGACCAATCTGCAGAGCTTCGCGCTCATTGTGACCGCCGAACCGTACTTCGCCGTGACTCAGCCGAGCGATGTCGTGGTCGCGGAGAATTTCGTCCGAAAGGACACCACGGGCACGATCCAGGATGTGGAGGCGAAGTACGAGCTTCTCAAACGCGGGCAATACGTCGCCGACCGGGGTAAGTACAAGCCGGTCCGGGTCGATCCGAAGGGCCCGCTGCAACTGGCCGAAGCGGAAAACGCCGTGGAGATCGCACGGCTGGCGGGCGCCGAGCAGTATGCGGCTGATACGTTCAACAAAGCGCGGATCGGATTGGAGAACGCCACGGGCCTGCTGAACCATGGGAACCACCGAAAGGAGTCGGAGACGAACGCGCGCGAAGCGGCGCAGATGGCCGAGGATGCGCGCATCATCACGATCCGGAAGATGAATGAAGAGGCCCAGGCCCTGCAGAAGGCGGAGGCGGAGCGAGCCGTCGAGCAGGCCAGCCTGGAACAGCAGCGCCGTGCCCAGGCCGATGCCGAGCGGGCGGCGGCGGAAGCGGCGAAACGGGAAGCCGACCTGGCTGCCGCGAGAGCCGAACGAGAGCGGGCCGCGGCTGACGCTGCCCGGGCCGCGGCCACGGAGCAGCAGAGACTTCTGGCCGCCCAGGCGGCGGAAGCCCGAGCGAGCGCGAGTGCGGCCGACCAGGCAAGGCTGCAGGCCGATCAGGCGCGCCTGCAGGCCGAGAAAGAGAAGGCTCAGTTGAGGGAACGGCTTCGCCAGCAACTGAACGCGGTCCTGGAGACCGAGGAGACGGCTCGCGGCCTGATCGTGAATATCGCTGACGTGCTCTTCGACTTTGACAAGTACGAACTGAAGCCGGGTGCCCGGGAGAAGATGGCCAAGGTCTCCGGCATCCTGCTCGCCTACCCAGGATTGAAGATCGAGTTGGAGGGGCACACTGATAGCGTCGGGAGTGAAGAATACAATCAAGTGCTGTCGGAGCGCCGCGCCAATTCGGTGCGCGCGTATTTGATCGGGCAGGGCGTGCCTGCCGATACGGTGAGTGCGGCTGGACTGGGGAAAGCCAATCCGGTCGCCTCGAATTCGAACGAGGCGGGGCGTTTGAAAAACCGCCGCGTGGAGATGGTGGTTTCGGGTGAGCCTATCGGCATTGTGGGCTCAAACTGA
- a CDS encoding DUF2089 domain-containing protein: MKPPPKPTSDWQDLLRIAQGSPLLIERVGIPDKGITVEGQFTLPELARLSLEDQVFVVAFLRSHGSIKEMEQTFGVSYPTIKARLNRISGQLQFIETNPSPSRAEVLERLRAGEITAEEAIRALEALK; the protein is encoded by the coding sequence ATGAAGCCTCCACCCAAACCCACCTCCGACTGGCAGGACTTGCTCCGCATCGCCCAGGGCAGTCCGCTCCTCATTGAGCGGGTCGGCATCCCGGATAAGGGGATCACGGTCGAAGGCCAGTTCACCCTCCCCGAACTGGCCCGTCTCAGCCTGGAAGACCAGGTCTTCGTTGTCGCCTTCCTTCGTTCCCACGGCTCCATCAAGGAGATGGAGCAAACCTTCGGCGTCAGCTACCCCACCATCAAGGCCCGGCTCAACCGCATCTCCGGCCAACTGCAGTTCATTGAAACCAATCCGTCTCCATCCCGCGCGGAAGTGTTGGAGCGGCTCAGGGCCGGCGAAATCACCGCCGAAGAAGCGATCCGCGCACTGGAGGCCCTGAAGTGA
- a CDS encoding SHOCT-like domain-containing protein, whose amino-acid sequence MNENRRQILEMLAEGKITTGVAERLIAALEPERTPPAGAHSGASGTIVKSRAKYLRVLVEADESTTGTKGQTTVNVRVPMQLLRAGVRLASLIPVQAHQQLDEALNRHGVPLTLSQIKPENLEELIDHLEDLTVDVDSSAGNATKVRVYCE is encoded by the coding sequence ATGAACGAAAATCGTCGCCAGATTCTGGAAATGCTCGCCGAGGGCAAGATCACCACCGGCGTAGCCGAACGCCTCATCGCCGCTCTTGAGCCCGAACGCACTCCACCCGCCGGCGCACACTCCGGCGCCAGCGGCACCATCGTAAAATCCCGCGCCAAATACCTGCGCGTGCTGGTCGAAGCCGACGAGTCAACAACCGGCACGAAGGGCCAGACCACGGTGAATGTCCGCGTCCCCATGCAACTGCTCCGTGCGGGCGTGCGCCTGGCCAGCCTCATCCCCGTCCAGGCCCACCAGCAGTTGGACGAAGCGCTCAACAGGCACGGCGTGCCTCTCACCCTTTCGCAGATAAAGCCCGAAAACCTCGAGGAACTCATCGACCACCTCGAAGACCTCACCGTAGACGTCGACAGCTCCGCGGGCAACGCCACCAAAGTCCGCGTCTACTGCGAATAA
- a CDS encoding metallophosphoesterase family protein, with protein MTKTPLLAFALCAGQLASLGRAQEVVGGPAVVNLGPRTATVIWLVSDSQSTLGESPSGLSLSARTVQVRKTVYTGLKAGTTYYYSTPAGKGHFKTPPAPTSAKTSTDAAPAFTFVVYGDVRTRDDVHAQVIARAQKSDPDFVLHTGDLVADGADTALWPKFFQIEAPLLSKTAFYPSLGNHEKNDPQFYEFLDVKNGYYSFNYGNAHFSVLNTDIRNAGQGTEAQDRYWKEQVAWLEQDLIRNQGADFRFVAGHHPPFTAVSNRQGDNAHMTALVPMMEKYKVTAMLNGHDHNYQRFEKQGIQYITTGGGGAPLYNVDMPPAYITRKVEKTENFVRIRVVGKRAVGEALGIDGRVIDSFEFKAGQ; from the coding sequence ATGACAAAGACACCACTACTCGCCTTCGCGCTGTGCGCGGGTCAACTGGCCAGCCTGGGCAGGGCGCAGGAAGTTGTCGGCGGCCCCGCTGTCGTCAACCTTGGCCCCAGGACCGCGACCGTGATCTGGTTGGTGAGCGACTCTCAATCTACGCTGGGAGAGTCCCCGTCCGGCTTGAGCCTCAGCGCCAGGACCGTTCAGGTGCGCAAGACCGTCTACACGGGACTGAAGGCCGGAACCACGTATTACTACTCCACGCCCGCCGGAAAGGGGCACTTCAAGACGCCCCCGGCGCCTACCTCGGCCAAGACCTCGACCGACGCCGCGCCTGCGTTCACCTTCGTTGTTTATGGCGATGTTCGCACCAGGGATGACGTCCACGCACAGGTGATCGCACGCGCCCAGAAGTCCGACCCCGACTTCGTCCTCCACACCGGCGACCTCGTGGCGGACGGCGCGGATACGGCGCTCTGGCCGAAGTTCTTCCAGATAGAGGCGCCCCTGCTCTCGAAAACCGCGTTCTATCCGTCACTCGGGAACCACGAGAAGAATGACCCTCAGTTCTACGAGTTCCTCGACGTCAAGAACGGGTACTATTCTTTCAACTACGGGAACGCACACTTTTCCGTCCTCAACACGGACATTCGCAACGCCGGACAAGGCACCGAAGCCCAGGATCGCTACTGGAAGGAGCAGGTGGCGTGGTTGGAACAGGATCTGATCCGCAACCAGGGCGCCGACTTCAGGTTCGTCGCCGGACATCACCCCCCATTCACGGCGGTCAGCAACCGGCAGGGTGACAATGCCCACATGACGGCGCTGGTGCCCATGATGGAGAAGTACAAGGTGACCGCCATGCTCAATGGGCATGATCACAACTATCAACGTTTCGAAAAGCAGGGCATCCAATACATCACCACCGGAGGCGGCGGCGCTCCTCTTTACAACGTGGATATGCCTCCGGCCTACATCACCCGGAAAGTCGAAAAGACCGAGAACTTCGTCCGGATTCGAGTCGTGGGCAAACGCGCCGTGGGCGAGGCGCTCGGCATCGACGGACGCGTCATCGACAGCTTCGAATTCAAAGCCGGACAATAG